A single region of the Fusarium fujikuroi IMI 58289 draft genome, chromosome FFUJ_chr05 genome encodes:
- a CDS encoding related to VPS9 domain protein, whose product MQPLNPFLAAFFKSSLPSQCTPVHHHILLVPSTDVLLTFRETESGSAPAEVIASEDFLASHVLRVPSPNGVAGGKDGAQNLREVRGKAKQFTTLNGKSVVIKDAFIYSNKGFKTLAQAQLLNDIVFYPDVFEPRQWLLYYISRPLVGVWEENKITPAILVPGVRKRRISDQKQTANAESTETTAPRKKDIKSFHDLLNNFPMIARQMQPGLEKLFVEFSNVFRSPLPPPPSAEHIPDPPPNGPINNTARRARSNSALASTGDEGRLPVTENFYAEDDEDIMRASLETAVTTAIDLFQGVDKQQLSLLGATTDLTGPLVEKLIERYVTENVHSQLWPRLNALKRPYDLELEAKIRKMQFIDISQLGIAIDGGSKAKHDLIIQLGPAVEEFKKISAATCPQVMLDLLLSTIKIVSRLTDSSKPQAASSDASPEKPIMTINADTLVSFLLYVVIRSQVKQLQARLIYVRNFIFIDDVDSGELGYALSTFEAVLAYLVLDSAGLRRASRRNKALWDAAKTGTLDDLKKIMEPGSGAADDDELSESPTSSRRASTVLNLQNDTRSTGPSRSRRSSLRLSFNDPSPYEHYSHGSGLSHVFPFQAEGEDETHAHDFSIPIRRVKKVAMDTRSISGDSEVSFHSRTGSVGTIGSALEGDISVNRLSQTNNSFGESVLMMAIQAERAETLKYLLSLTDYFSPSFVLDDMNNEDTTLLSAAIQLGNAQIIDLTLGFIIMSTTPEQLVSYLAQQDIWGRSCAHYLFNAPALITRIGHLIPWRQRDKNGQTPLFALCRSYDHNNYLEMVEAGLNAAAAAQHDGMPLHIDEHVDNKGNTLLHIVSNASLAMNILQFCDVDVNATNDKRFTALMVASKYGRYDMVRTLFADPRVDIGAKEIRGLTAVELAKDDDVRNKIDDLALFSMPAGPDARITGVVRAFFVEDATVRLVLKSAAPTDHDSYTVTTSRRSLSDFEHLPTLLALENPASWIPSLADVRSPFQIPSKPSRAILRDMQARADWFLKIMLMHPTFATHEMLWEFFLVPELQLDMMEQRTLLKTEARAEKVRDEYEPVEDVREVEQFVNHAREMIRSVNYSTKSATRRANNLGLVAADMYDSSVLLHRAVSTLQFLPPRYIDAFETYVRSIVPTQSNAQANLHSSFLALQSTVQALLASLSRPPSIISQMRAAKREADRNFNSLNKSRWPLGLLDDTRQRLYDEKEERARKSREEAANLARELRYTQQTVAGELAGWQELHEKMGRHAIRGFVRGMVVQERMKLDGMLRALRKVRLPDTIVVGNGTRTPGPSQVRKPEEVEMDESGDNSEA is encoded by the exons ATGCAACCTCTAAACCCCTTTCTGGCCGCCTTCTTTAAGAGCTCCCTTCCTAGCCAGTGCACCCCAGTACATCACCACATCCTACTGGTTCCGTCAACGGATGTGCTTCTCACATTCCGCGAGACCGAGAGCGGGAGTGCACCTGCTGAGGTCATCGCATCAGAGGACTTTCTCGCCAGTCACGTTCTCCGTGTGCCGTCTCCAAATGGCGTCGCAGGAGGCAAGGATGGTGCCCAGAACTTGAGGGAGGTGAGAGGAAAGGCAAAGCAGTTTACAACGCTCAACGGCAAGAGTGTGGTCATCAAGGACGCTTTCATATACAGTAACAAAG GCTTCAAAACACTCGCCCAGGCCCAGCTTCTGAACGACATCGTCTTCTACCCCGACGTCTTCGAACCACGGCAATGGcttctttactatatatcaAGACCCCTTGTGGGCGTCTGGGAGGAGAACAAGATTACACCAGCCATCTTGGTCCCCGGTGTACGAAAGCGCAGGATTTCCGATCAGAAACAGACAGCAAACGCCGAGTCCACTGAAACCACTGCTCCCCGAAAGAAAGACATCAAGAGCTTTCACGACCTCCTGAACAATTTCCCGATGATTGCGCGCCAGATGCAACCCGGCCTTGAAAAGTTATTCGTCGAGTTCAGCAACGTCTTCCGAAGTCCACTACCCCCTCCCCCATCAGCCGAGCACATTCCAGATCCTCCACCGAATGGGCCTATCAACAATACTGCAAGGCGAGCGCGCTCCAATAGTGCATTGGCAAGCACGGGCGACGAGGGCAGATTGCCAGTGACGGAGAACTTCTATGctgaggacgacgaagataTTATGAGAGCGTCTCTTGAAACCGCAGTCACAACTGCAATCGACCTCTTCCAAGGGGTCGACAAACAGcaactttctcttcttggcgCAACGACTGATCTGACTGGTCCTCTTGTGGAGAAACTGATTGAGCGTTATGTCACAGAAAATGTTCACAGTCAACTTTGGCCGAGACTCAATGCACTGAAGAGACCTTATGATCTCGAACTGGAAGCAAAAATCAGAAAGATGCAGTTTATCGATATTTCGCAATTAGGCATTGCCATTGATGGCGGTTCGAAGGCGAAGCATGACCTTATCATTCAACTAGGTCCGGCCGTTGAGGAATTCAAGAAGATATCTGCGGCCACTTGCCCTCAAGTCATGCTGGATCTTTTATTATCAACAATCAAGATTGTGTCCCGCTTGACGGATTCATCGAAACCTCAGGCAGCGTCATCTGATGCATCCCCGGAGAAACCCATCATGACTATCAACGCGGATACCTTGGTCTCATTCTTGCTCTATGTGGTCATCCGATCACAAGTCAAGCAGTTACAGGCCCGCCTGATTTACGTCAGGAATTTCATCTTCATAGACGACGTAGACAGCGGCGAGTTGGGCTATGCGCTCAGTACATTCGAGGCTGTGCTGGcttatcttgttcttgactcGGCCGGCTTAAGGCGAGCCAGCAGGAGAAACAAAGCCCTATGGGACGCGGCGAAGACAGGAACTCTGGACGACCTTAAAAAGATAATGGAACCAGGCTCGGGGGCtgcagatgacgacgagCTGTCAGAATCACCTACGTCCAGCCGTCGAGCATCTACAGTGTTGAATCTCCAAAATGATACGAGATCGACGGGTCCTTCAAGATCTAGAAGATCATCACTGCGACTCTCTTTCAACGATCCGTCACCATATGAACACTATTCTCATGGTTCGGGATTGAGTCATGTATTCCCCTTCCAAGCAGAGGGTGAAGACGAAACACACGCACACGACTTTTCTATACCAATACGACGGGTGAAGAAGGTAGCGATGGACACCCGAAGCATATCAGGCGATTCCGAAGTTTCATTCCACTCTCGCACGGGGAGCGTTGGGACCATCGGCAGTGCTCTGGAAGGGGACATTTCAGTGAACCGATTGTCGCAGACAAACAACTCTTTTGGGGAATCAGTTCTTATGATGGCCATCCAGGCTGAGCGTGCTGAGACGCTCAAGTACTTGCTCTCCTTGACCGATTAtttctctccttcttttGTCCTAGATGACATGAACAACGAAGATACCACTTTACTGAGTGCTGCCATACAATTAGGCAATGCTCAAATTATAGATTTGACACTCGGATTTATCATCATGTCGACAACTCCCGAGCAATTAGTTTCATATCTGGCGCAGCAAGACATCTGGGGACGCAGCTGTGCTCATTACCTCTTCAATGCACCGGCTTTGATCACTCGAATCGGGCACCTAATACCTTGGCGGCAAAGAGACAAGAACGGGCAAACTCCGCTCTTCGCTCTTTGTCGCTCTTATGATCATAACAACTATCTGGAAATGGTAGAGGCTGGGCTCAacgctgcagctgcagcgcAACATGATGGAATGCCACTCCATATCGACGAACATGTTGACAACAAGGGCAATACACTGCTTCACATTGTCAGCAATGCTAGTCTTGCCATGAACATACTGCAGTTTTGCGATGTTGACGTCAATGCGACGAACGATAAGAGGTTCACAGCGTTGATGGTAGCCAGCAAGTATGGCAGATACGACATGGTCCGCACTCTGTTCGCCGATCCAAGAGTGGATATAGGAGCAAAGGAGATCAGAGGCCTCACAGCAGTTGAACTGGCGAAGGATGACGACGTGCGGAACAAGATCGATGATCTTGCCTTGTTCAGCATGCCCGCTGGGCCAGATGCACGTATCACTGGTGTGGTCAGGGCATTCTTTGTGGAAGATGCGACAGTGagattggtgttgaagtcAGCGGCTCCAACGGATCATGATAGTTATACGGTGACAACGAGTCGTCGCTCGCTGTCTGATTTCGAACATCTCCCTACCCTTCTGGCGCTTGAGAATCCAGCTTCGTGGATACCGTCACTCGCCGATGTTCGCTCTCCGTTCCAAATACCGTCGAAGCCATCACGAGCCATTCTGCGAGACATGCAAGCTCGCGCAGACTGGTTCTTGAAGATAATGCTAATGCACCCAACTTTTGCCACGCACGAGATGCTATGGGAGTTTTTCCTGGTACCAGAATTGCAGTTGGATATGATGGAGCAACGGACGCTCCTCAAGACAGAAGCGAGAGCAGAGAAGGTGCGAGATGAATATGAACCTGTGGAGGACGTGAGGGAGGTGGAGCAGTTTGTCAATCATGCGCGAGAAATGATCCGGAGCGTGAACTACTCGACTAAAAGTGCGACCAGACGCGCCAACAACCTCGGACTCGTCGCAGCAG ACATGTACGATTCCTCGGTGCTGCTTCATCGAGCTGTTTCTACACTGCAATTCCTCCCTCCGAGATACATAGATGCGTTTGAGACGTATGTGCGATCCATCGTCCCCACCCAGTCAAACGCGCAAGCAAACCTTCACTCGTCATTCCTGGCTCTGCAATCTACGGTTCAGGCACTGCTGGCGTCCTTGTCTCGGCCACCCTCCATCATTTCTCAGATGAGGGCGGCCAAGCGTGAGGCCGACAGGAACTTTAATTCTCTTAACAAGTCGAGGTGGCCGCTGGGTCTCCTGGATGATACTAGACAGCGATTATATGATGAAAAGGAGGAACGAGCACGGAAGTCTCGGGAAGAAGCCGCGAATCTCGCGAGGGAACTTAGATACACACAACAGACAGTGGCTGGAGAACTAGCAGGGTGGCAAGAACTACACGAGAAGATGGGCCGCCACGCCATCCGAGGATTTGTAAGGGGGATGGTCGTGCaggagaggatgaagctggATGGTATGCTGAGAGCACTACGAAAGGTAAGGTTGCCTGATACGATTGTGGTGGGTAACGGGACTAGAACACCAGGCCCATCACAAGTGAGGAAGcctgaagaagtcgagatggatgagagcGGGGATAATAGCGAGGCTTGA
- a CDS encoding related to sialidase → MPFDFSFPSASIERTSPPPMSTLPFDQAFLDMAYASASATAAGHISGHSRSSSKASVYSAISAESDHESLCSRLTTPPRASPAVRQHGPLLLPKIRSQDQDIDATPCHYRMTTPPAPNPARHSRSYTNPESLTIAFDTPGSVNTSFSSQPDDTLSASLLASPADFATHISASHPRRASSLDVSTIDRYGYPTYRQMPSFVPVPQQQSDYGFYDYSPRDQSPLSLTATPDPTPNTNLLSFLTSSNPAASLVRHISFPVRDAATKHFWWDVRNIRSWSSFNASTILSLPGASLLLTNPVPAPLLPQPTFASRHPETETQLHSIYASYYLPKLNSALAMSSTRPLHLSVPPKTAGMNDLLFVANAAGESATAAAMFGGKPTARVVGIVRSFDRFNTGMRVEGNIKRVEYLRGLSAIHHAMREHGCRYGFILTEIELVLVRNGTANTPFFGDLEVTSVQLAASAPEGDASTLPHETPLTACLALWGLCQLAADDTPAGHAHWRAEIGAPAEGTRRKAQPRDSWIPQPQLAEKREAKRSRGWVWPEDAIGRKELGKRGVRYGGV, encoded by the coding sequence ATGCCCTTCGACTTCAGCTTCCCATCTGCCTCTATTGAGCGCACAAGCCCTCCTCCCATGTCAACTTTGCCCTTTGACCAAGCTTTTCTCGACATGGCCtatgcttcagcttcagctacTGCTGCTGGCCATATCTCTGGCCACTCtcgctcatcatcaaaggCTTCAGTCTACTCTGCCATCTCAGCCGAGTCAGACCATGAATCTCTCTGCTCCCGTCTCACAACGCCTCCTCGTGCTTCACCAGCTGTTCGCCAGCATGGCCCTCTTCTCCTGCCAAAGATTCGCTCTCAAGACCAGGATATTGATGCCACCCCTTGCCACTATCGCATGACTACTCCTCCTGCTCCCAACCCTGCTCGTCACTCAAGGAGCTACACCAACCCCGAGTCTCTTACCATCGCCTTTGACACTCCTGGCTCAGTCAACACAAGCTTCTCCAGCCAGCCTGACGACACTCTGTCTGCGTCACTCCTGGCATCTCCAGCCGACTTTGCCACTCACATCTCTGCCTCTCACCCACGCCGTGCTTCCAGCCTCGATGTCTCCACAATCGATCGTTATGGCTACCCTACCTATCGTCAGATGCCCTCGTTCGTTCCCGTCCCTCAGCAACAATCTGACTACGGCTTCTACGACTACAGCCCTCGTGATCAGTCTCCTCTGAGCCTCACTGCCACTCCGGACCCTACTCCCAATACCAACCTTCTGAGCTTCCTCACCTCTTCCAACCCAGCTGCTTCTCTGGTCCGCCATATCTCGTTCCCGGTGCGAGATGCTGCCACTAAGCACTTTTGGTGGGATGTTCGCAACATTCGCTCTTGGTCCTCTTTCAACGCATCTACCATTCTTTCTCTCCCCGgtgcctctcttcttcttacgAACCCTGTTCCCGCTCCTCTGCTCCCCCAGCCTACTTTCGCATCTCGTCACCCCGAGACTGAGACTCAGCTTCACTCCATCTACGCCTCGTACTATCTCCCCAAGCTGAACTCGGCTTTGGCCATGTCATCAACTCGCCCTCTTCACCTCTCAGTGCCCCCCAAGACTGCTGGCATGAACGATCTCCTCTTTGTCGCCAACGCTGCCGGGGAGtctgctactgctgctgccatGTTTGGTGGCAAGCCCACTGCCCGAGTTGTCGGTATTGTCCGCAGCTTCGACCGCTTCAACACTGGCATGCGAGTTGAGGGCAACATCAAGCGTGTTGAGTATCTCCGTGGCCTCTCAGCTATCCACCACGCCATGCGAGAGCACGGGTGCCGCTATGGGTTCATCCTTACCGAGATTGAGCTTGTGCTTGTCCGCAATGGCACTGCCAACACTCCCTTCTTCGGCGATCTCGAGGTTACATCAGTCCAGCTCGCTGCCTCTGCCCCTGAAGGCGATGCTTCGACCCTTCCCCACGAGACTCCACTCACTGCATGCCTCGCCCTCTGGGGTCTCTGCCAACTTGCTGCCGACGACACACCCGCCGGCCATGCCCACTGGCGTGCTGAGATCGGTGCACCCGCTGAGGGAACTCGCCGCAAGGCTCAACCCCGTGACTCCTGGATTCCTCAACCCCAGCTGGCTGAGAAGCGTGAGGCCAAGAGAAGCCGTGGATGGGTGTGGCCCGAAGACGCCATCGGCCGCAAGGAGCTTGGAAAGCGAGGTGTTCGATATGGAGGAGTCTAA